In Pseudomonas campi, the sequence ACCGCCACTTCGACGTTCTCGAACACCGTCAGCCAGGGCAGCAGCGAGTGGTTCTGGAACACCATGCCGCGATCCGGGCCGGGGCCGCTGACTTCCTTGCCGTCGAGGATCACCACGCCGAGGCTGGGTTCCAGCAGGCCGGCGATGATGTTCAGCACCGTCGACTTGCCGCAGCCAGAGTGGCCGATGATGGAGAGGAACTCGCCCTGGTCGATGCGCAGGTTGATGCCCTTGAGCACCTGCGAGGAGACCTTGCCGCGGGTAAAGCTCATGTCCAGTTGTTCAATGCTGAGATAGCTCATGTCCGGTTCCTCAGGCTGCGGGAATGCCGCGAGTGATGCGCTGGCCGACGAAGGCCACCAGGCGATCCAGGCAGAAGCCGACGATGCCGATATAAATGAGCGCGAGAATGATGTCGCTGATCCGCGAAGCGTTCCAGGCATCCCAGATGAAGAAGCCGATACCGACCCCGCCGATCAGCATTTCCGCGGCGATGATCGCCAGCCACGACAGGCCGACACCGATGCGCAGGCCGGTGAAGATGTAGGGCGCCGCCGCCGGCAGCATGATGGTGCGGAAGTACTCCCAGGCATTCAGTTGCAGCACCTGGGCCACGTTGCGGTAGTCCTGGGGGATGTTCCGGATGCCCACCGAGGTGTTGATGATGATGGGCCAGATCGCGGTGATGAAAATCACGAAGATCGCCGAAGGGTGACTGTCCTGGAAGCCGGCCAGGGACAGCGGCAACCAGGCCAGTGGCGGCACGGTACGCAGCACCTGGAACAGCGGGTCGAGGCCGCGCATGGCCCAGTCCGACTGGCCGATCAGCACGCCCAAGGCGACACCCGCCGCCACCGCCAGCAGATAACCCAGGGCAACCCGCTGCAGGCTGGCCAGCAGCTGCCAGGCCAGGCCAACGTCATTGCCGCCATTGTCGTAGAAGGGGTCGATGATCAGCTCCCAGGTATCGCTAAGCACCTGGGAAGGCGGCGGCAGGGCTGCACCGGCGCCTGAGCAGAGCAACTCCCAAAACAGGCCGAGCAACAGCAGGATGACCAGTGGCGGCAGCAGATCCTGCAGCAGAATCTGCTGCAGGCGCGTGCCGATCCGGCTCAGTCGCGACGGCGCGGCGTCCGCCGCTGGAGTGGTCGCGGCGGGAGGGGCAAGTTTGACGTTGGCGTTCATGGGCTATCTCCTTGCAGGCAGCTCCGGGCTTCAGGCCATGGCCTTGATGGTCAGGCTGTCCAGGTAGGCTTGCGGGTTTTCCGGGTCGAACACCTTGCCGTCGAAGAATTTCTCGATACCGCGCGAGGTCGAGGTGGGAATCTGCGCGGCTGGCAGGTTCAGGGCAGCGGCGGCGGCGCGCCAGATGTCCTCGCGGTTGACCTGGGCGATCAGCGCCTTGCTGTCGAAGTCGGCCGGCAGGTAGCCCCAGCGCTTGTTCTCGGTGAGGAACCAGAGGTCGTGGCTCTGGAAGGGGTAGGAAGCGAAGTCGTCCCAGTAGCGCATCTGCTCGGGATGGTTTTCCACCACCTTGCCGGTGCCGTAGGCGAAGTTGCCTTTCATGCGGTCGACAATGTCGGCGTAAGGCGCGCCGATCCAGCGGCGTTGCGAGCAGATCTTCGCTACTTCTTCCTTGTTTTCCGGCTTTTCGCAGAACATCTGCGCTTCCATGATGGCCATGGTCAGTGCCTGGGTAGC encodes:
- the ntrB gene encoding nitrate ABC transporter permease codes for the protein MNANVKLAPPAATTPAADAAPSRLSRIGTRLQQILLQDLLPPLVILLLLGLFWELLCSGAGAALPPPSQVLSDTWELIIDPFYDNGGNDVGLAWQLLASLQRVALGYLLAVAAGVALGVLIGQSDWAMRGLDPLFQVLRTVPPLAWLPLSLAGFQDSHPSAIFVIFITAIWPIIINTSVGIRNIPQDYRNVAQVLQLNAWEYFRTIMLPAAAPYIFTGLRIGVGLSWLAIIAAEMLIGGVGIGFFIWDAWNASRISDIILALIYIGIVGFCLDRLVAFVGQRITRGIPAA